TTTTGACATAATGGTGACTTATCTGACTGATATAATGAGGATGGCAGTGACTTATTAATAATCACACCTCAAGGCCAAATGGCCTTTAAAGGTTGATAATAATTAAAAATGACTGCCGACAATTGGCTAAAAGAGTTTGTTAAGTATACATGCCAAGATACCAGCTGACGATATCTGAACCATATAATAACGCAACGATTCCCGCAATAGCGATATAAGGCCCAAAAGCGAACGGCCGGCTCTCACCCTGTTTTTTCATCAAGATCAATCCAACGATAGATCCCAATAAGGAAGACAACAATATAATGAGCGGTAACATTAGTGGCCCAAGCCAAGCACCCAGTACGGCCAGTAATTTAAAGTCTCCTTGGCCCATGCCGTGCTTTTTGGTAATAAGATAAAAAATCTTAACCACTATCCACAATGACAAAAATCCAAGCAATAAGCCCCAGATGGACTGAGTAGGGGAGACAAACCAACCTTGTGAGTTGACGGCCAATCCCAAACCTGCCAATGGAAAGGTTAGACGGTCGGGCAATAGCTGGGTATCAAAATCAATGCCTGTTAAAGCGACGAGCGTCCATACCAAGATTAATGCGGACAACCCAGTAGCATTGACCCCAAATTTGTAAATTACTAATACCGATAGTAGGGCAGTAACCAACTCAACCAAAGGATAGCGCAGATTAATCGAAGCTTTGCAGTCTGAACAACGACCGCGCAACACCAACCAACTGATTAAAGGGATGTTTTCATACCATTTAATTTTATGAGCACAATGAGGGCAGCGTGAGGCTGGTCGACTCAAGGTAATGGGTTGGTCATTTGCGACAATATTTGTCAAAGGTTGCGTATGTTCACGTGGCATATCGACCTGATCAGAGATGAACTGACTACATTCTTGTCGCCAGTCATAGATCATTATTAGTGGAATACGGTGAATAACCACATTCAAAAAACTGCCAACACAAAGACCCAATAAACCAAATACGAGTAAAGCTAGGGTCATATTGTCTTGTAGTAACTGTATAAATTGCATCAAATCGTTATCCTACCACTGAACCCATTTGGAAGATTGGCAAGTACATTGCAATGACCAACCCTCCTACTAAAACCCCTAACACTGCCATAATGAGTGGCTCCATCAGACTGGTTAAGCCATCTACGGCATTGTCGACTTCGTTCTCGTAGTAGACAGCCACTTTATCAAGCATCTCTTCTAAACTACCTGATTCTTCTCCAATACCGACCATTTGGATGACCAAACTTGGAAACAGATTGGTCGAGCGTATCGAAAATTGTAGCTGTTGCCCGGTTGATACATCATTTTTAATCTGCTGAATGGCATTATAAAAAACGACATTGTTTGCTGCGCCTGCCGTAGAATCTAATGCATCAATAAGTGGTACACCAGCCGCAAAAGTCGTCGATAGCGTACGAGCGAAACGGGCAATAACCGCTTGATAAGCAATGTTGCCGAATATGGGCGCTTTTAAGGCGGCGCGATCTAAAAAATCACGGAATTTTTTGGAGCGTTTTTTAGCCTCTGAAAAACCAATAATAGCACCACCAATAATAATAATTAAAATAAACCACCAAGACTGCATCCACTCAGACATACCAACCACCATTTGTGTAAATGCTGGGAGCTCGGCACCAAAAGATTCAAACAAGCCAGAAAAGACAGGCACTACTTTGATGAGCAAAATCATGGTAACAATAATGGCTACGATAATAACCGCAATCGGATACTTCATGGCCTTCTTAATCTTGGCCTTCAGTAATTCACTCTTTTCTTTATAAGTAGCAACCCGCTCCAGCATGGTCTCAAGCGCCCCTGATTGTTCACCAGACTCAACGAGCGAACAAAAAAGGTCGTCAAAATAGCGCGGATGTTTACGTAAGGCAGAAGCAAAGGTGCCCCCTGCCTCGATATCCGCCTTTATCTGTAATACCAACTCTTTCATGCTCGGATTGTCTAGTGAGTCAGCCACAATTTCAAAAGACTGGGTCAGTGGTACACCCGCTTTCATCA
This is a stretch of genomic DNA from Psychrobacter alimentarius. It encodes these proteins:
- a CDS encoding prepilin peptidase; this encodes MQFIQLLQDNMTLALLVFGLLGLCVGSFLNVVIHRIPLIMIYDWRQECSQFISDQVDMPREHTQPLTNIVANDQPITLSRPASRCPHCAHKIKWYENIPLISWLVLRGRCSDCKASINLRYPLVELVTALLSVLVIYKFGVNATGLSALILVWTLVALTGIDFDTQLLPDRLTFPLAGLGLAVNSQGWFVSPTQSIWGLLLGFLSLWIVVKIFYLITKKHGMGQGDFKLLAVLGAWLGPLMLPLIILLSSLLGSIVGLILMKKQGESRPFAFGPYIAIAGIVALLYGSDIVSWYLGMYT
- a CDS encoding type II secretion system F family protein, with the protein product MAKAKTDMLLDFVYDGVNRRGQKVKGETTSRSLELAKATLRKQGITVKGIKKKPKPLYTFKKSIKAIDIAIFARQLATMMKAGVPLTQSFEIVADSLDNPSMKELVLQIKADIEAGGTFASALRKHPRYFDDLFCSLVESGEQSGALETMLERVATYKEKSELLKAKIKKAMKYPIAVIIVAIIVTMILLIKVVPVFSGLFESFGAELPAFTQMVVGMSEWMQSWWFILIIIIGGAIIGFSEAKKRSKKFRDFLDRAALKAPIFGNIAYQAVIARFARTLSTTFAAGVPLIDALDSTAGAANNVVFYNAIQQIKNDVSTGQQLQFSIRSTNLFPSLVIQMVGIGEESGSLEEMLDKVAVYYENEVDNAVDGLTSLMEPLIMAVLGVLVGGLVIAMYLPIFQMGSVVG